From the Archangium lipolyticum genome, one window contains:
- a CDS encoding alpha/beta fold hydrolase yields MPRLVSLPGLRVQVLEAGPADGPLVLLLHGFPESSESWREVLPRLADAGFHAVAPDLRGYGGTDRPEGGYDLDTLANDVVQLARHLQPGRPVHLVGHDWGGLIAYHVAAMHPEVVERLAVINAPHPSKMARHLLNPAQLARSWYVFAFQIPYLPERLLSARGGALVPRLIRRAMVDPSRVPLGRLAEYEANFSQTGAARAAIAYYRELFRRNFTPRGLRQMRNYPRIRAPFLLIWGDRDVALSKAFTRGLEPYFEQPPAVQHLPEEGHFVPLEAPEKVAALLIEHFTVSRPEEAWGVSADSGAEAYEESPPPPA; encoded by the coding sequence ATGCCCCGCCTCGTTTCGCTGCCCGGCCTGCGTGTGCAGGTCCTGGAAGCCGGTCCCGCCGACGGGCCGCTCGTGCTGCTCCTCCATGGCTTCCCCGAATCGTCGGAGAGCTGGCGCGAGGTGCTCCCCCGGCTGGCCGATGCCGGCTTCCATGCCGTCGCGCCGGACCTGCGCGGCTATGGCGGTACGGACCGGCCCGAGGGGGGTTACGACCTCGACACGTTGGCGAACGATGTCGTGCAGCTGGCACGGCACCTCCAGCCGGGGCGGCCCGTGCACCTGGTGGGGCACGACTGGGGCGGGCTGATCGCCTACCACGTGGCCGCCATGCACCCGGAGGTGGTGGAGCGGCTGGCCGTCATCAACGCTCCGCACCCGAGCAAGATGGCGCGGCACCTGTTGAATCCCGCGCAGCTCGCGCGCTCCTGGTACGTGTTCGCCTTCCAGATTCCCTATCTGCCCGAGCGCCTGCTCTCCGCGCGAGGGGGCGCTCTGGTACCGCGCCTCATCCGCAGGGCGATGGTGGATCCGTCGCGCGTGCCCCTGGGACGGCTGGCGGAGTACGAGGCCAACTTCTCACAGACCGGGGCGGCGCGCGCGGCCATCGCCTACTACCGCGAGCTGTTCCGCCGCAATTTTACCCCGCGAGGCCTGCGCCAGATGAGGAACTACCCGCGCATCCGCGCGCCCTTCCTGCTCATCTGGGGTGACCGGGACGTCGCGTTGAGCAAGGCATTCACAAGGGGGCTGGAGCCGTACTTCGAACAGCCGCCCGCCGTGCAGCACCTGCCCGAGGAGGGACACTTCGTGCCGCTGGAGGCACCGGAGAAGGTGGCGGCGCTCCTCATCGAGCACTTCACCGTGAGCCGTCCCGAGGAGGCCTGGGGCGTGTCCGCCGACTCAGGGGCGGAAGCGTACGAGGAGAGCCCGCCGCCTCCGGCGTGA
- a CDS encoding rhomboid family intramembrane serine protease, with amino-acid sequence MIPISDDNPTLRAPIVTWLLLGAIGATWVFVQGAGLNALALASSVCNLGLVPGELTGLARVGFAVPLGDGLACVIDQEPINRFTPVTSMFLHGSWGHILGNCLFFWVFGNNVEDSMGRLRFLVFYVVCGLAAAAAQVVVDPASPVPMVGASGAISGVMGAYLILYPRVRVNMLFIFIIIIRIIPLPAWVVLLYWFGLQVITGLPQLNQIDAAGGSGVAVWAHVGGFVAGLVLVKLFENRDLTSRRTGWRHRLHPDHP; translated from the coding sequence ATGATTCCCATCAGCGACGACAACCCCACACTCCGCGCTCCGATCGTCACCTGGCTGTTGCTCGGTGCCATCGGCGCCACCTGGGTCTTCGTGCAGGGCGCCGGGCTGAATGCCCTCGCCCTGGCCTCCAGCGTGTGCAACCTCGGGCTCGTCCCGGGTGAGCTCACCGGGCTGGCCCGGGTGGGCTTCGCCGTGCCCCTCGGGGATGGACTGGCCTGTGTCATCGACCAGGAGCCCATCAACCGCTTCACTCCCGTCACCTCCATGTTCCTCCACGGGAGCTGGGGTCACATCCTGGGCAACTGCCTCTTCTTCTGGGTGTTCGGCAACAACGTCGAGGACAGCATGGGCCGGCTGCGCTTCCTCGTCTTCTACGTGGTGTGCGGCCTGGCGGCGGCGGCGGCGCAGGTGGTGGTGGACCCCGCCTCTCCCGTCCCCATGGTGGGCGCCTCGGGCGCCATCTCCGGGGTGATGGGCGCCTACCTCATCCTCTACCCGCGCGTGCGGGTGAACATGCTCTTCATCTTCATCATCATCATCCGCATCATCCCCCTGCCCGCCTGGGTGGTGCTCCTGTACTGGTTTGGCCTCCAAGTCATCACCGGCCTGCCCCAGCTCAATCAAATCGACGCCGCGGGCGGCAGCGGGGTGGCGGTGTGGGCTCACGTGGGAGGCTTCGTCGCGGGGCTCGTGCTGGTGAAGCTCTTCGAGAACCGGGATCTCACTTCCCGGCGCACCGGGTGGAGGCACCGGCTGCACCCGGACCACCCCTGA